From Drosophila suzukii chromosome 2R, CBGP_Dsuzu_IsoJpt1.0, whole genome shotgun sequence, a single genomic window includes:
- the LOC108009337 gene encoding uncharacterized protein isoform X3 translates to MSKKMWQKIFKSKSQKPQPLGKINKRHSRIVYEEYQQLNDLLAGENGQLNFSNEKENEHENGNGNGPVCGNGNGSSSSSSNSNSNINVFEQQPLQSSFNSLEFSEAHQLHQLQQPKLQQQQLSTFSRVRNTFSLRRNSKKLAHVKPTTSSTTDPEAEEPMRGAEDDPLPPPPLTSGSSLPVPEYVPEQAKQLTPCPCCSRTFVVDALRKHVVICEKSSKKRKIFDSSRQRRDGTALSTYVLPKNFGLPNAERTAGLPSPPTSSREAMTTSVNAAPPEPVNSPQPVRRKSQSEMVRSTARASLRKAASTLSSNSAPEAPAGPLAAPAAPLVRERSLARRIKAPACDRCPHCERTFNPKAFDRHVEWCKEKAILNNIKSTNSQETSKAKERLEARKQYKPPNLKTKRSLARDKYSGNHEELLEAGEIAAPKPSMMSLSMTSSVHSDNGLGDKYDPFLSAKRQLEELCSPSTPPPEEEVTATTTTTNTTIRTPKTPTPSIAMTTSLTTSTIKPAQLAQKTTPASNFRRTSSLRGPRRTPMLNSRPLFATNYRPTIQRGLSDEGPISTNFLKPEEFDEMPVRAACGNDFHSPRVVRRDTSASNRKQLLKLPVGSGSNEPSSQAGRNVAKTDSLAVFLKYEHELEQLNAKAAELAAASQLTSKEQKDKSNTLSKQNSAKSLGQSTPTQLPPLTPTTVPKSPSGVVKEVASYPPVATPLRLEPISSKPVMNMNPPAPLTPIKLESIFGPRRETAFGSGGPVTTSLPGDYIDPKLINACDNLHVNSGISSDASSTPQQLSQSRSRSSSQSTITHERRQSGEARNLLKRKMRLGRNQFLYDASPEDADASSGCSADDEANRSSMEYDEQCWQQQQKQLLANPLPLVMPMVHNAMPTFDDFDFEEFLSSFENENEDEQFPLFKDCREFLMNRSTSRQRSFQKATSTPQTTVTATQLGAQPHGLQSKIKDNHHAHRSQQDPKMHEERLQRQQSNASRASSQEEKQSRLELEKRAAAEEHQQKREIFISIETETNAQGRSPISPESLRHMVGNAQTPIDVLHIENGNEPEHARFSKISDTEDAGDEPGDRASLATNRLAPSSSGSALAPNVQLNNAKNLIQQMQSDFRQMGEEASVSMRRMLIVGNNGGRGGEELRDANPGGPGQGQGQQQHHQVKANSPLTPSPSADSDELSSLDGYPMSSSHGSRRGASSKLSSDSAYGSSNSPYSLSRQRSTELHTGSPRGQGLLRPHTASAKLSGCMMDASTQAQTDYGTLKARQRLFAPDFGNNNGAGSESCSSGSDHSFAAQPNPQQQQETSNYNYQQQQQQETSNYKYQQQQEQEQAQSPPAYNNNNDNNNSVSMTPTTSEHSLMSNSSTSTSKKMSNFCYACGSKFIIKSANFCMDCGVKRVKLNPRNRNTEHFNPGETRPQDEDDCLDRS, encoded by the exons ATGAGCAAGAAGATGTGGCAAAAGATCTTCAAATCCAAATCCCAGAAGCCGCAGCCTCTGGGCAAGATCAACAAGCGACACAGTCGCATCGTTTATGAGGAGTACCAGCAATTAAACGATCTGCTCGCCGGTGAAAATGGACAGCTCAATTTCAGCAATGAAAAGGAAAATGAGCatgaaaatggaaatggaaatgggcCCGTCtgtggaaatggaaatggcagcagcagcagcagcagcaacagcaacagcaacattaACGTTTTCGAGCAGCAGCCGCTGCAAAGTTCTTTCAACTCGTTGGAGTTTAGTGAGGCGCATCAGCTGCATCAGCTGCAGCAGCCaaagctgcagcagcaacagctgtCAACGTTTTCGCGCGTTCGCAACACATTTTCCCTCAGAAGAAACAGCAAAAAGCTGGCCCATGTTAAGCCAA CAACAAGCAGCACCACGGATCCCGAGGCGGAAGAACCGATGCGGGGCGCGGAGGATGACCCGCTGCCCCCGCCACCACTGACCTCCGGCTCATCCCTTCCGGTGCCGGAGTACGTCCCGGAGCAGGCCAAGCAGCTGACCCCCTGCCCCTGCTGCAGCCGCACCTTCGTCGTGGACGCCCTGCGCAAGCACGTCGTCATCTGCGAGAAGTCCTCCAAGAAGCGCAAGATCTTCGACTCCTCGAGACAACGGCGCGACGGAACCGCTCTGTCCACCTACGTGCTGCCCAAGAACTTTGGCCTCCCCAATGCGGAACGCACGGCGGGATTGCCCTCTCCTCCGACCTCCAGTCGCGAGGCAATGACCACATCGGTTAATGCTGCGCCACCAGAG CCGGTGAACTCACCTCAGCCAGTTCGTCGAAAGTCGCAGTCCGAAATGGTTCGCTCCACTGCCCGCGCCTCTCTGCGCAAGGCGGCCTCCACACTCTCCTCCAACTCGGCGCCAGAGGCTCCAGCTGGACCACTTGCTGCTCCGGCTGCTCCCCTGGTCCGCGAGAGATCGCTGGCCAGGCGGATCAAGGCACCGGCCTGCGATCGCTGTCCCCACTGCGAACGCACCTTCAATCCAAAGGCCTTCGACCGCCACGTGGAGTGGTGCAAGGAGAAGGCCATCCTGAACAACATCAAGTCCACCAATAGCCAGGAGACCAGCAAGGCTAAGGAGCGCCTGGAGGCCAGGAAGCAGTACAAGCCTCCCAATCTGAA GACGAAGAGATCTCTGGCCCGGGACAAGTACTCTGGAAACCACGAGGAGCTCCTGGAGGCGGGAGAGATCGCGGCACCCAAGCCAAGTATGATGTCCCTTTCGATGACCTCGTCCGTACACAGTGACAA CGGCCTGGGGGACAAATACGATCCCTTCCTCTCGGCCAAGCGACAGCTGGAGGAGCTCTGCTCGCCCAGCACGCCGCCGCCGGAGGAGGAGGTGACCGCCACCACCACAACTACAAACACTACCATCAGAACACCAAAAACACCTACACCCAGTATAGCCATGACCACTTCTTTGACCACGTCGACGATTAAGCCAGCGCAGCTTGCCCAGAAGACCACGCCGGCCTCCAATTTCCGACGCACTTCATCGCTTAGGGGTCCCCGTCGCACGCCCATGCTAAACAGTCGCCCCCTGTTCGCCACTAACTATCGCCCCACCATTCAAAGGGGTCTCTCCGATGAGGGTCCCATCTCCACCAACTTCCTGAAACCCGAGGAGTTCGACGAGATGCCAGTGAGGGCAGCCTGCGGCAATGATTTCCACAGTCCGCGGGTGGTGCGTCGGGATACGAGTGCCTCCAACCGTAAGCAGCTGCTCAAGCTGCCAGTGGGCTCAGGGAGCAACGAACCGTCATCCCAGGCCGGACGCAATGTGGCCAAGACGGACTCCCTGGCCGTGTTTCTCAAGTACGAACACGAGCTGGAGCAGCTAAATGCCAAGGCGGCGGAGCTGGCAGCCGCTAGTCAGTTGACCAGCAAGGAGCAGAAGGACAAGAGCAACACGCTGAGTAAGCAGAACTCGGCCAAGAGCCTGGGACAGAGCACTCCCACTCAGTTGCCTCCATTGACTCCAACGACGGTGCCGAAATCGCCAAGTGGTGTGGTCAAGGAGGTGGCCAGCTATCCTCCGGTGGCCACTCCCTTGCGACTGGAGCCCATCAGTAGTAAGCCAGTGATGAACATGAATCCTCCAGCTCCTCTCACACCCATAAAGCTGGAGAGCATCTTTGGTCCCAGAAGGGAAACGGCTTTTGGCTCGGGAGGACCAGTTACAACATCACTTCCAGGCGACTACATAGATCCCAAGCTGATAAACGCCTGCGATAATCTGCATGTCAACAGCGGCATATCCTCGGACGCCAGCTCCACGCCCCAGCAGTTGTCCCAGAGCCGCAGCCGGAGCAGCTCCCAGTCCACCATCACCCACGAGCGCAGGCAATCCGGCGAGGCCAGGAACCTGCTGAAGCGCAAGATGCGACTGGGACGCAACCAGTTTCTGTACGACGCTTCCCCCGAAGATGCGGACGCCTCCTCAGGCTGCTCGGCGGACGACGAGGCCAACCGCTCCTCCATGGAGTACGACGAGCAGTGctggcagcagcagcagaagcagctGCTGGCCAATCCGCTGCCGCTGGTCATGCCCATGGTGCACAACGCCATGCCCACCTTCGACGACTTCGACTTCGAGGAGTTCCTCTCCTCATTCGAGAACGAGAATGAGGACGAGCAATTCCCGCTGTTCAAAGACTGTCGCGAGTTCCTCATGAATCGCTCGACGAGCAGACAACGCTCGTTCCAGAAAGCGACTTCGACGCCACAGACGACAGTCACAGCTACACAGCTTGGCGCACAGCCACACGGTCTCCAGTCCAAGATTAAAGACAATCACCACGCCCACAGGTCTCAACAGGATCCCAAGATGCACGAAGAGCGACTGCAGCGCCAGCAGTCGAATGCCTCGAGGGCCAGCAGCCAGGAGGAGAAGCAGAGCCGCCTGGAGTTGGAGAAGCGGGCAGCCGccgaggagcaccagcagaaGCGGGAGATCTTTATTAGCATCGAGACGGAGACCAATGCCCAGGGCCGCTCGCCCATTTCGCCCGAGTCATTGCGCCACATGGTCGGCAACGCCCAGACGCCCATCGATGTGCTGCACATCGAGAACGGAAACGAGCCGGAGCACGCCAGGTTCAGCAAGATCAGCGACACGGAGGATGCCGGCGACGAGCCCGGGGATCGGGCCAGCCTGGCCACCAATCGACTGGCCCCATCCTCGAGCGGCTCCGctttggcgcccaacgtgcaGCTGAACAATGCCAAGAACCTGATTCAGCAGATGCAAAGCGATTTCCGGCAGATGGGCGAGGAGGCCAGTGTCTCCATGCGGCGCATGCTCATTGTGGGCAACAATGGCGGACGAGGAGGCGAGGAGCTCAGGGATGCAAACCCAGGGGGTCCGGGTCAGGGTCAGggtcagcagcagcatcatcaGGTTAAGGCCAACTCTCCACTGACGCCGTCGCCCTCGGCGGACTCGGATGAGCTGAGCAGTCTGGATGGCTATCCCATGTCCTCGTCGCACGGTTCCCGTCGCGGAGCAAGCTCCAAGCTTAGCTCGGATTCGGCATATGGAAG TAGCAACTCACCCTATAGCTTGTCGCGACAGCGCTCCACGGAACTTCATACGGGGTCACCTCGTGGCCAGGGACTCCTGCGTCCGCATACGGCCAGTGCCAAGCTGTCCGGCTGTATGATGGATGCCTCCACGCAGGCCCAAACCGACTATGGAACCCTAAAGGCTCGCCAGCGGCTCTTTGCCCCAGACTTTGGGAACAACAATGGGGCAGGTTCCGAGTCCTGCAGCAGTGGATCCGACCACTCCTTTGCGGCGCAGCCGAATCCGCAACAGCAGCAGGAGACCTCCAACTACAActaccagcagcagcagcaacaggagACCAGCAACTACAaataccagcagcagcaggagcaggagcaggccCAATCCCCACCAgcttacaacaacaacaacgacaacaacaacagtgTATCGATGACACCCACCACATCTGAGCACTCCCTGATGAGCAACTCATCCACGAGCACAAGTAAAAAGATGTCGAATTTCTGCTATGCATGTGGctcgaagttcattattaagagCGCCAACTTCTGCATGGACTGCGGTGTTAAGCGGGTGAAACT AAATCCTCGAAATCGGAACACGGAACACTTTAACCCGGGAGAAACTCGCCCCCAAGACGAAGACGACTGCCTGGATCGATCTTAA
- the LOC108009337 gene encoding uncharacterized protein isoform X10 — protein MSKKMWQKIFKSKSQKPQPLGKINKRHSRIVYEEYQQLNDLLAGENGQLNFSNEKENEHENGNGNGPVCGNGNGSSSSSSNSNSNINVFEQQPLQSSFNSLEFSEAHQLHQLQQPKLQQQQLSTFSRVRNTFSLRRNSKKLAHVKPTTSSTTDPEAEEPMRGAEDDPLPPPPLTSGSSLPVPEYVPEQAKQLTPCPCCSRTFVVDALRKHVVICEKSSKKRKIFDSSRQRRDGTALSTYVLPKNFGLPNAERTAGLPSPPTSSREAMTTSVNAAPPEPVNSPQPVRRKSQSEMVRSTARASLRKAASTLSSNSAPEAPAGPLAAPAAPLVRERSLARRIKAPACDRCPHCERTFNPKAFDRHVEWCKEKAILNNIKSTNSQETSKAKERLEARKQYKPPNLKTKRSLARDKYSGNHEELLEAGEIAAPKPSMMSLSMTSSVHSDNTQTQVARPRTSAGSGGGRGKANSSVTQNQVSLYHEDPPSSPPPRERALVRPSKRSKPESCSEIDDTMERLRTGDAHQLAKLDCVEAPVLRPAGRRRSGCKVDKIDVGDREISLPHLPQVTMTFDELNGLIKRKGGKPICNVEMDDQEIAGLASKHRSSKSLVQQARRRICTTESPNLEFRALQQGSVVSKDVQFASLDSSLVPLQRMQRKVYSGSEEDSPRAEIQIKLEATTMRTVRRPTKRSGQVAQMISNSEPMRALPMPALRQSLEAINQSMGQTVLPKLELGNKREEYEAAETDEPDNYTSDLEDEYEEREDPIIRVVSLIELAKSMSKKNTESREKIQNEEEEHEREQEQEEDVDKDEDEDEDEDEEEEEEEKEEERPLKLPPLTKQNSNVNRRLVLLEQDENGTMYIKSAPNSKRRSNSGLGDKYDPFLSAKRQLEELCSPSTPPPEEEVTATTTTTNTTIRTPKTPTPSIAMTTSLTTSTIKPAQLAQKTTPASNFRRTSSLRGPRRTPMLNSRPLFATNYRPTIQRGLSDEGPISTNFLKPEEFDEMPVRAACGNDFHSPRVVRRDTSASNRKQLLKLPVGSGSNEPSSQAGRNVAKTDSLAVFLKYEHELEQLNAKAAELAAASQLTSKEQKDKSNTLSKQNSAKSLGQSTPTQLPPLTPTTVPKSPSGVVKEVASYPPVATPLRLEPISSKPVMNMNPPAPLTPIKLESIFGPRRETAFGSGGPVTTSLPGDYIDPKLINACDNLHVNSGISSDASSTPQQLSQSRSRSSSQSTITHERRQSGEARNLLKRKMRLGRNQFLYDASPEDADASSGCSADDEANRSSMEYDEQCWQQQQKQLLANPLPLVMPMVHNAMPTFDDFDFEEFLSSFENENEDEQFPLFKDCREFLMNRSTSRQRSFQKATSTPQTTVTATQLGAQPHGLQSKIKDNHHAHRSQQDPKMHEERLQRQQSNASRASSQEEKQSRLELEKRAAAEEHQQKREIFISIETETNAQGRSPISPESLRHMVGNAQTPIDVLHIENGNEPEHARFSKISDTEDAGDEPGDRASLATNRLAPSSSGSALAPNVQLNNAKNLIQQMQSDFRQMGEEASVSMRRMLIVGNNGGRGGEELRDANPGGPGQGQGQQQHHQVKANSPLTPSPSADSDELSSLDGYPMSSSHGSRRGASSKLSSDSAYGSSNSPYSLSRQRSTELHTGSPRGQGLLRPHTASAKLSGCMMDASTQAQTDYGTLKARQRLFAPDFGNNNGAGSESCSSGSDHSFAAQPNPQQQQETSNYNYQQQQQQETSNYKYQQQQEQEQAQSPPAYNNNNDNNNSVSMTPTTSEHSLMSNSSTSTSKKMSNFCYACGSKFIIKSANFCMDCGVKRVKL, from the exons ATGAGCAAGAAGATGTGGCAAAAGATCTTCAAATCCAAATCCCAGAAGCCGCAGCCTCTGGGCAAGATCAACAAGCGACACAGTCGCATCGTTTATGAGGAGTACCAGCAATTAAACGATCTGCTCGCCGGTGAAAATGGACAGCTCAATTTCAGCAATGAAAAGGAAAATGAGCatgaaaatggaaatggaaatgggcCCGTCtgtggaaatggaaatggcagcagcagcagcagcagcaacagcaacagcaacattaACGTTTTCGAGCAGCAGCCGCTGCAAAGTTCTTTCAACTCGTTGGAGTTTAGTGAGGCGCATCAGCTGCATCAGCTGCAGCAGCCaaagctgcagcagcaacagctgtCAACGTTTTCGCGCGTTCGCAACACATTTTCCCTCAGAAGAAACAGCAAAAAGCTGGCCCATGTTAAGCCAA CAACAAGCAGCACCACGGATCCCGAGGCGGAAGAACCGATGCGGGGCGCGGAGGATGACCCGCTGCCCCCGCCACCACTGACCTCCGGCTCATCCCTTCCGGTGCCGGAGTACGTCCCGGAGCAGGCCAAGCAGCTGACCCCCTGCCCCTGCTGCAGCCGCACCTTCGTCGTGGACGCCCTGCGCAAGCACGTCGTCATCTGCGAGAAGTCCTCCAAGAAGCGCAAGATCTTCGACTCCTCGAGACAACGGCGCGACGGAACCGCTCTGTCCACCTACGTGCTGCCCAAGAACTTTGGCCTCCCCAATGCGGAACGCACGGCGGGATTGCCCTCTCCTCCGACCTCCAGTCGCGAGGCAATGACCACATCGGTTAATGCTGCGCCACCAGAG CCGGTGAACTCACCTCAGCCAGTTCGTCGAAAGTCGCAGTCCGAAATGGTTCGCTCCACTGCCCGCGCCTCTCTGCGCAAGGCGGCCTCCACACTCTCCTCCAACTCGGCGCCAGAGGCTCCAGCTGGACCACTTGCTGCTCCGGCTGCTCCCCTGGTCCGCGAGAGATCGCTGGCCAGGCGGATCAAGGCACCGGCCTGCGATCGCTGTCCCCACTGCGAACGCACCTTCAATCCAAAGGCCTTCGACCGCCACGTGGAGTGGTGCAAGGAGAAGGCCATCCTGAACAACATCAAGTCCACCAATAGCCAGGAGACCAGCAAGGCTAAGGAGCGCCTGGAGGCCAGGAAGCAGTACAAGCCTCCCAATCTGAA GACGAAGAGATCTCTGGCCCGGGACAAGTACTCTGGAAACCACGAGGAGCTCCTGGAGGCGGGAGAGATCGCGGCACCCAAGCCAAGTATGATGTCCCTTTCGATGACCTCGTCCGTACACAGTGACAA CACCCAAACTCAAGTTGCAAGACCCCGAACCTCGGCAGGATCAGGAGGAGGTCGTGGCAAAGCGAACTCATCGGTCACCCAGAACCAGGTGAGCCTGTACCATGAGGACCCCCCATCCTCACCACCTCCAAGGGAACGTGCTTTAGTGCGACCCTCCAAGCGATCCAAGCCAGAATCCTGCAGCGAAATCGACGATACCATGGAGCGACTTAGGACTGGAGATGCCCACCAGTTGGCCAAGCTCGACTGCGTGGAGGCGCCAGTTCTTCGACCAGCCGGACGCCGCAGGAGCGGATGCAAAGTGGATAAAATCGATGTGGGTGATAGGGAGATCAGCTTGCCCCATCTTCCCCAAGTAACCATGACTTTCGACGAGCTCAATGGGTTGATCAAGCGCAAAG GCGGCAAGCCCATCTGCAATGTGGAGATGGATGACCAGGAAATCGCTGGTCTGGCCTCCAAACACCGCTCCTCCAAGTCGCTGGTGCAACAGGCACGTCGACGCATTTGCACCACGGAGAGTCCCAATCTGGAGTTCAGAGCGTTGCAACAGGGTTCTGTGGTGTCCAAGGACGTCCAGTTTGCATCCCTGGACTCCAGTTTGGTGCCCCTGCAGCGAATGCAACGCAAGGTGTACTCTGGATCCGAGGAGGATTCCCCGAGGGCGGAGATCCAGATCAAACTGGAGGCCACAACCATGCGCACAGTGCGCCGACCCACAAAGAGATCAGGTCAGGTTGCCCAAATGATCAGCAACTCTGAACCTATGCGAGCTTTGCCCATGCCAGCATTAAGGCAGAGTCTGGAGGCCATTAATCAGTCCATGGGGCAGACGGTTCTCCCAAAACTAGAGCTGGGTAACAAGAGGGAGGAGTACGAAGCGGCGGAGACAGATGAACCTGATAACTACACCAGTGATCTGGAGGATGAGTATGAAGAGAGGGAGGACCCTATAATCCGAGTTGTCAGCTTGATCGAGCTTGCCAAGTCGATGTCCAAGAAGAATACTGAATCGAGGGAGAAAATACAAAATGAAGAAGAGGAGCACGAACGGGAacaggagcaggaggaggatGTGGAcaaggacgaggacgaggacgaggacgaggacgaggaggaagaggaggaggaAAAGGAAGAGGAGCGTCCCCTGAAGCTGCCCCCTTTGACCAAACAGAATAGCAACGTCAATCGCCGTCTGGTGCTTCTTGAGCAGGATGAGAATGGCACTATGTATATCAAGTCTGCTCCTAATTCCAAGCGCCGTTCGAATAG CGGCCTGGGGGACAAATACGATCCCTTCCTCTCGGCCAAGCGACAGCTGGAGGAGCTCTGCTCGCCCAGCACGCCGCCGCCGGAGGAGGAGGTGACCGCCACCACCACAACTACAAACACTACCATCAGAACACCAAAAACACCTACACCCAGTATAGCCATGACCACTTCTTTGACCACGTCGACGATTAAGCCAGCGCAGCTTGCCCAGAAGACCACGCCGGCCTCCAATTTCCGACGCACTTCATCGCTTAGGGGTCCCCGTCGCACGCCCATGCTAAACAGTCGCCCCCTGTTCGCCACTAACTATCGCCCCACCATTCAAAGGGGTCTCTCCGATGAGGGTCCCATCTCCACCAACTTCCTGAAACCCGAGGAGTTCGACGAGATGCCAGTGAGGGCAGCCTGCGGCAATGATTTCCACAGTCCGCGGGTGGTGCGTCGGGATACGAGTGCCTCCAACCGTAAGCAGCTGCTCAAGCTGCCAGTGGGCTCAGGGAGCAACGAACCGTCATCCCAGGCCGGACGCAATGTGGCCAAGACGGACTCCCTGGCCGTGTTTCTCAAGTACGAACACGAGCTGGAGCAGCTAAATGCCAAGGCGGCGGAGCTGGCAGCCGCTAGTCAGTTGACCAGCAAGGAGCAGAAGGACAAGAGCAACACGCTGAGTAAGCAGAACTCGGCCAAGAGCCTGGGACAGAGCACTCCCACTCAGTTGCCTCCATTGACTCCAACGACGGTGCCGAAATCGCCAAGTGGTGTGGTCAAGGAGGTGGCCAGCTATCCTCCGGTGGCCACTCCCTTGCGACTGGAGCCCATCAGTAGTAAGCCAGTGATGAACATGAATCCTCCAGCTCCTCTCACACCCATAAAGCTGGAGAGCATCTTTGGTCCCAGAAGGGAAACGGCTTTTGGCTCGGGAGGACCAGTTACAACATCACTTCCAGGCGACTACATAGATCCCAAGCTGATAAACGCCTGCGATAATCTGCATGTCAACAGCGGCATATCCTCGGACGCCAGCTCCACGCCCCAGCAGTTGTCCCAGAGCCGCAGCCGGAGCAGCTCCCAGTCCACCATCACCCACGAGCGCAGGCAATCCGGCGAGGCCAGGAACCTGCTGAAGCGCAAGATGCGACTGGGACGCAACCAGTTTCTGTACGACGCTTCCCCCGAAGATGCGGACGCCTCCTCAGGCTGCTCGGCGGACGACGAGGCCAACCGCTCCTCCATGGAGTACGACGAGCAGTGctggcagcagcagcagaagcagctGCTGGCCAATCCGCTGCCGCTGGTCATGCCCATGGTGCACAACGCCATGCCCACCTTCGACGACTTCGACTTCGAGGAGTTCCTCTCCTCATTCGAGAACGAGAATGAGGACGAGCAATTCCCGCTGTTCAAAGACTGTCGCGAGTTCCTCATGAATCGCTCGACGAGCAGACAACGCTCGTTCCAGAAAGCGACTTCGACGCCACAGACGACAGTCACAGCTACACAGCTTGGCGCACAGCCACACGGTCTCCAGTCCAAGATTAAAGACAATCACCACGCCCACAGGTCTCAACAGGATCCCAAGATGCACGAAGAGCGACTGCAGCGCCAGCAGTCGAATGCCTCGAGGGCCAGCAGCCAGGAGGAGAAGCAGAGCCGCCTGGAGTTGGAGAAGCGGGCAGCCGccgaggagcaccagcagaaGCGGGAGATCTTTATTAGCATCGAGACGGAGACCAATGCCCAGGGCCGCTCGCCCATTTCGCCCGAGTCATTGCGCCACATGGTCGGCAACGCCCAGACGCCCATCGATGTGCTGCACATCGAGAACGGAAACGAGCCGGAGCACGCCAGGTTCAGCAAGATCAGCGACACGGAGGATGCCGGCGACGAGCCCGGGGATCGGGCCAGCCTGGCCACCAATCGACTGGCCCCATCCTCGAGCGGCTCCGctttggcgcccaacgtgcaGCTGAACAATGCCAAGAACCTGATTCAGCAGATGCAAAGCGATTTCCGGCAGATGGGCGAGGAGGCCAGTGTCTCCATGCGGCGCATGCTCATTGTGGGCAACAATGGCGGACGAGGAGGCGAGGAGCTCAGGGATGCAAACCCAGGGGGTCCGGGTCAGGGTCAGggtcagcagcagcatcatcaGGTTAAGGCCAACTCTCCACTGACGCCGTCGCCCTCGGCGGACTCGGATGAGCTGAGCAGTCTGGATGGCTATCCCATGTCCTCGTCGCACGGTTCCCGTCGCGGAGCAAGCTCCAAGCTTAGCTCGGATTCGGCATATGGAAG TAGCAACTCACCCTATAGCTTGTCGCGACAGCGCTCCACGGAACTTCATACGGGGTCACCTCGTGGCCAGGGACTCCTGCGTCCGCATACGGCCAGTGCCAAGCTGTCCGGCTGTATGATGGATGCCTCCACGCAGGCCCAAACCGACTATGGAACCCTAAAGGCTCGCCAGCGGCTCTTTGCCCCAGACTTTGGGAACAACAATGGGGCAGGTTCCGAGTCCTGCAGCAGTGGATCCGACCACTCCTTTGCGGCGCAGCCGAATCCGCAACAGCAGCAGGAGACCTCCAACTACAActaccagcagcagcagcaacaggagACCAGCAACTACAaataccagcagcagcaggagcaggagcaggccCAATCCCCACCAgcttacaacaacaacaacgacaacaacaacagtgTATCGATGACACCCACCACATCTGAGCACTCCCTGATGAGCAACTCATCCACGAGCACAAGTAAAAAGATGTCGAATTTCTGCTATGCATGTGGctcgaagttcattattaagagCGCCAACTTCTGCATGGACTGCGGTGTTAAGCGGGTGAAACTGTAG